A DNA window from Clostridia bacterium contains the following coding sequences:
- the spoVB gene encoding stage V sporulation protein B: MKKLTYIQGAFILTMTNLITGSLSFIYRVFLTRAIGSEGIGVYQLVLPLYFLFITLVSGGITTAVSKLIAEQAPSHNYRNMYKVLRICAITIGTWSLFLCTLIFFNAEYLANNVLKDYRTSLSITVFTPAVFFISLSAVLKGYFFGLQNVNPPAFIDILEKLIRVGGLLLVTYFLLPFGIEYVCAGVMAAMAAGELISLALLYFTYKMKKTVITVLMQTDSTIAIIARVLKMALPLSLSGALTTIMDMVIAILIPMQLRFAGYSNSNALSLYGQVTGMVMPLLFYPFVIVASLGITLVPAITSSYAAGNWTALNKKCNDSLKITSVIAFASTALFLIFPWELSRIFFKCPEAGDMLFWMAFVCVFEYWQFTLFAVLNGVGMQQVVLKNSILHIIISIACSYFLIPIPSIGIYGYIIGFCASAILVCLWNLVDLKRIRHIKIDYINVLLKPFAAFIGMVIAIMSCNLYLIEKGVHSSNMTISSLVGLVFFALVLIFTGTFTTKQLRNTFAIK, encoded by the coding sequence TTGAAAAAGCTCACTTACATACAGGGCGCCTTTATTCTGACAATGACTAATCTTATTACAGGATCTCTATCTTTCATATACAGGGTATTCCTTACCAGAGCTATAGGCTCTGAAGGTATTGGAGTATATCAGCTGGTCCTTCCTTTGTACTTCCTTTTTATTACCTTGGTCTCCGGGGGAATAACAACAGCCGTCTCAAAGCTCATAGCCGAGCAAGCTCCAAGCCATAATTACAGGAATATGTATAAGGTTCTGAGAATCTGCGCGATTACGATAGGTACGTGGAGCCTATTCCTGTGCACCCTCATATTCTTCAATGCCGAGTACCTCGCAAACAATGTGCTCAAGGATTACAGGACATCTCTCTCAATTACGGTCTTCACACCCGCAGTATTCTTTATTTCTTTAAGCGCGGTATTGAAGGGCTATTTTTTCGGCCTGCAGAATGTCAATCCTCCAGCTTTTATTGATATACTTGAAAAGCTTATACGCGTGGGAGGGCTTCTTTTGGTCACATATTTCCTGCTGCCCTTCGGCATAGAATATGTATGTGCCGGTGTGATGGCTGCGATGGCTGCCGGGGAGCTTATCAGCCTCGCTCTTTTATATTTCACCTATAAAATGAAAAAGACCGTTATAACGGTACTAATGCAAACTGATTCAACTATTGCCATTATAGCGAGAGTACTCAAGATGGCTCTTCCTCTGTCTCTCAGCGGTGCTCTGACAACAATCATGGACATGGTAATTGCCATTCTTATACCCATGCAGCTTCGTTTTGCAGGCTACAGCAACTCAAATGCATTATCTCTTTATGGGCAAGTGACTGGTATGGTTATGCCACTGCTTTTCTATCCCTTTGTAATAGTGGCCTCCCTCGGAATTACGCTGGTTCCTGCCATAACCTCCTCCTATGCCGCAGGCAATTGGACAGCACTAAACAAGAAATGCAATGATTCTCTCAAAATTACATCAGTTATAGCCTTTGCTTCTACCGCTCTTTTTTTAATCTTTCCCTGGGAGCTCAGCCGAATATTTTTCAAGTGTCCCGAAGCAGGAGATATGCTTTTCTGGATGGCCTTCGTATGTGTTTTCGAATACTGGCAGTTCACTCTCTTTGCAGTACTGAACGGGGTCGGAATGCAGCAGGTAGTTCTTAAGAACTCAATTTTACATATTATTATATCTATTGCATGTTCATATTTCCTTATACCAATACCCTCTATAGGAATATACGGATACATAATTGGCTTCTGTGCAAGTGCGATATTGGTTTGCCTGTGGAATCTCGTGGATTTAAAGCGCATTCGCCACATAAAAATAGATTATATAAATGTCCTTCTAAAGCCCTTCGCGGCATTTATAGGGATGGTCATTGCCATTATGAGCTGCAACCTGTATCTTATAGAAAAAGGCGTGCACAGCTCCAATATGACGAT
- a CDS encoding S-layer homology domain-containing protein, with protein MLKKKMMSLGIAVIFTLSSLTTTVFAADFTKAAAGSTVTVKFTNPGKGNGKGNDKDEKKFKFNDSQDVTWALNAIEKLAGKGILGGVGQGKFAPRNNVTHLEALAMVMRLTGDDKLAESQINNKVHPKYDGVKPVWGLGYIFVAIEKGILLPEELKGFNPNVPAKRHEIAKYIIRAMGKTDEALKYMDEDLSFKDSSAVPEKSVGYVYLVNELKIMSGNNNMFKPMEPVTRAEMAVLLDRADGKITLPDTDTKKNGTVFVSADVNDNEITVKVKGTTVTYDVLEDVHVYKDGAFETIEDLVAGDVLQLIFNDKKEIIFIDVVKDAEDNTVEETELSVASVDYEDLSEVLQDKVDDLKSTKNYKAYEYNDYIYLLATMGRKSTGGYDIDFEEVYKVENDDDFVVKAVIDTDEPSSNDSVTQAVTYPYSVVKFKSFDDIDSVRFVDKDEDKLAEVEIVNVDETSIVEGEIYDIISSSKIIKVEKSNGTKVSYTVPTSAEIIVNSDDDAEFSDLEEGMSVEVEIADDKVIKVTATDGEEDELSVEAVDYSDLADKLKDQVDYLKLSKNYKAYEYDEYIYLIATMGKKTSSGYEIVVDNVYKIESGSDYTIKAIIETDTSSANDGTTSYPYSIVKFKEFDNIESVRFVDEDNNKLAEVDVVELDEVVKVEGTINSIIASSRTIKVEKSNGSVVTLTIPTDAEITVNDDENESFSDLVKGMNITVEIADERVTTVTAEDKTTEVTGILTGISISTEKKITLKVGSTSRTYTVASDVKVVIDEETARVEDLRVNNELTLKFTNGLLVEIEK; from the coding sequence ATGTTGAAGAAAAAAATGATGTCACTAGGAATTGCAGTAATATTCACACTCTCTTCCTTAACTACTACGGTTTTTGCAGCAGATTTTACTAAGGCAGCCGCAGGTTCAACGGTGACTGTAAAGTTTACTAATCCAGGTAAAGGCAATGGAAAAGGTAATGACAAGGATGAGAAAAAATTCAAATTTAATGATTCTCAAGATGTTACCTGGGCTCTTAATGCAATAGAAAAGTTAGCCGGCAAAGGAATACTCGGCGGTGTAGGCCAAGGCAAATTTGCTCCAAGAAACAATGTCACCCATCTTGAAGCCCTTGCAATGGTGATGAGACTCACAGGCGACGACAAATTAGCAGAAAGCCAGATCAATAATAAAGTACACCCAAAATATGATGGCGTTAAACCTGTATGGGGCCTCGGATATATCTTCGTGGCCATAGAAAAGGGAATTCTTCTTCCTGAAGAACTTAAGGGTTTCAATCCCAACGTTCCTGCAAAGCGTCACGAAATAGCAAAGTATATAATCAGAGCAATGGGTAAGACTGACGAAGCATTAAAGTATATGGACGAAGACCTTTCCTTTAAAGACAGCAGTGCTGTACCTGAAAAATCAGTTGGTTATGTGTATCTAGTAAATGAACTGAAAATTATGTCCGGCAATAACAATATGTTCAAGCCGATGGAGCCTGTAACAAGAGCCGAAATGGCTGTTTTGCTCGACAGGGCTGATGGAAAGATCACTCTTCCGGACACTGACACCAAGAAGAACGGCACAGTATTTGTTTCAGCAGATGTTAATGACAATGAAATCACAGTAAAAGTTAAAGGAACCACAGTTACTTATGATGTTCTTGAAGATGTTCATGTTTATAAGGATGGCGCCTTCGAGACTATTGAGGACCTCGTAGCAGGTGATGTACTCCAGTTAATATTCAATGATAAAAAAGAAATAATATTCATTGATGTTGTAAAAGATGCAGAAGACAATACAGTTGAAGAAACAGAATTATCTGTGGCATCTGTCGACTATGAAGACCTTTCTGAAGTACTTCAGGATAAGGTAGATGACCTTAAGTCTACAAAGAACTACAAAGCCTATGAATACAACGATTATATATACCTCCTGGCTACAATGGGCAGAAAGAGCACCGGCGGTTATGATATAGATTTCGAAGAAGTGTATAAGGTTGAAAATGATGATGATTTCGTAGTAAAAGCAGTAATAGATACAGATGAACCATCATCCAACGATAGCGTTACTCAAGCTGTGACATATCCTTACAGCGTAGTTAAGTTTAAGAGCTTTGACGATATTGATTCTGTCAGGTTTGTTGATAAGGATGAAGATAAGCTCGCAGAAGTTGAAATCGTTAATGTTGATGAAACATCCATAGTAGAAGGCGAGATATACGACATCATCTCCAGCAGCAAAATAATAAAGGTTGAAAAATCCAATGGTACAAAAGTAAGTTATACAGTTCCCACAAGCGCCGAAATCATAGTAAACAGCGATGACGATGCTGAATTCTCAGACCTTGAAGAAGGAATGAGCGTGGAAGTAGAAATAGCTGATGATAAGGTAATAAAGGTAACTGCAACGGATGGTGAAGAAGATGAATTATCTGTTGAAGCTGTTGACTACAGTGATCTGGCAGACAAATTGAAGGATCAGGTTGACTACCTGAAGCTTTCTAAAAATTACAAGGCTTATGAGTATGACGAATATATATACCTTATAGCTACAATGGGCAAGAAGACTTCCAGCGGCTACGAAATCGTCGTAGATAATGTATACAAGATTGAAAGTGGCAGCGATTATACAATCAAAGCAATAATTGAAACTGACACTTCATCCGCTAATGACGGCACAACCTCATACCCATACAGCATTGTAAAGTTCAAGGAATTTGACAATATTGAGTCTGTAAGATTTGTCGATGAGGATAACAACAAGCTGGCTGAAGTAGATGTCGTAGAACTTGATGAAGTAGTTAAAGTAGAAGGAACAATAAACTCTATAATCGCAAGCAGCAGAACTATCAAAGTAGAAAAGTCAAATGGCTCTGTTGTTACCCTCACTATACCAACCGATGCAGAAATAACAGTTAACGACGATGAAAATGAAAGCTTCTCAGACCTGGTGAAGGGTATGAATATAACAGTAGAGATAGCTGATGAAAGAGTCACAACAGTTACTGCAGAAGATAAAACAACAGAAGTTACAGGCATACTTACAGGAATAAGCATCAGCACTGAAAAGAAAATCACTTTGAAGGTTGGCAGCACAAGCAGAACCTACACAGTGGCTTCAGATGTCAAGGTAGTTATTGATGAAGAAACTGCAAGGGTAGAAGATTTACGAGTGAACAACGAATTAACATTGAAATTTACTAATGGCCTCCTGGTCGAAATAGAAAAATAA